In one Bacteroidales bacterium genomic region, the following are encoded:
- a CDS encoding tail fiber domain-containing protein produces MKTHRLLLTIVAAMLSLVSFSQGVGINNDESDPDPSAMLDVKSTTQGMLVPRMSAAQAFAISNPAEGLLIYATDAQSFLYYKSGTWEYLTNEFAREIADFDFDTRITTGNGLDPDDDIIEIYLGNATNPRYRIDSMRIEPLSDNILIGSNTGIFNQTGKSNIAIGNGALRSNDSISGLVAIGDSALLYNFSGWDPFFIQGEENTAIGFKALMFNSYGSFNTALGYEALKKNTAGYGNTAIGTRALLNNNSTISTSECINNTAVGAFSQEGTTKGSYNTSVGSHSLHANSDGNNNCAFGYLALSTASGNNNSAYGTRALQANWGGNSNVGIGYMVLLSNQSGSNNVAVGIGAAALGQTADHVVAIGDSALYNNTQSFNTAVGSSALLHNVNGFWNTAIGRKALYANTSGIFNTANGNSALSSNTEGYQNTAIGVEALHSNLLGYNNTANGFQALYHNSGGNLNVAMGTSALYQNVSGSNSVAIGLNALFNNNTSGNVAVGSEAAWQGTTAFSITALGQQALYTNTVGYGNTAIGDKALYSVDYGNRNTAVGNEAGYALPQGSYNTIIGASATTPASYISNSAALGDAVSITASNQIRLGDAGVTSIGGYANWTNISDKRFKSNVSKDVPGLKFIQLLEPVTYNLNISAINNFLGVDYAEKEEALAESGKDTMKFSGFFAQDVEAASRSIGYDFSGVDPPKNAKDTYGLRYAEFVVPLVKAVQEQQAIIEALMKRIEVLENEKSSSANH; encoded by the coding sequence ATGAAAACACATCGATTACTATTAACTATTGTGGCAGCCATGCTTTCATTAGTATCCTTTTCACAGGGTGTAGGTATCAATAATGATGAATCTGATCCGGATCCCTCAGCGATGCTGGATGTAAAATCCACCACACAGGGCATGTTGGTGCCGCGGATGTCTGCAGCTCAGGCTTTTGCAATCTCAAATCCTGCCGAAGGATTGTTGATTTATGCTACCGATGCCCAAAGTTTCCTGTATTATAAATCAGGTACCTGGGAATACCTAACCAATGAATTTGCCCGGGAAATAGCAGATTTCGATTTCGACACAAGAATTACAACAGGTAATGGTTTGGATCCGGATGATGATATTATTGAAATCTATCTTGGCAATGCGACGAATCCAAGATACAGGATTGACTCCATGCGGATTGAACCTTTATCTGATAATATTTTGATCGGCAGCAATACAGGGATTTTCAACCAAACCGGCAAAAGCAACATCGCCATTGGTAACGGGGCATTAAGAAGTAATGACAGCATTTCAGGCCTTGTTGCTATTGGTGATTCAGCGCTGTTATATAATTTCAGTGGTTGGGATCCATTCTTCATTCAGGGTGAAGAAAATACAGCCATAGGATTCAAAGCGCTTATGTTTAATTCTTATGGTTCTTTTAACACAGCATTAGGGTACGAAGCTCTAAAAAAAAATACAGCGGGGTATGGAAATACGGCTATCGGAACAAGAGCGCTTCTTAACAACAACAGCACTATTTCAACCTCAGAATGTATCAACAACACCGCTGTTGGTGCATTTTCCCAGGAAGGTACTACCAAAGGCAGTTACAATACTTCGGTTGGTTCACATTCGCTTCATGCCAATTCTGACGGCAACAACAATTGTGCATTCGGATATCTCGCCTTATCTACAGCTTCGGGCAATAACAATTCTGCCTATGGAACTCGTGCCCTGCAAGCCAATTGGGGCGGAAATTCGAATGTAGGAATCGGTTATATGGTGCTGTTGAGCAATCAGTCAGGAAGCAACAATGTTGCTGTAGGCATTGGTGCTGCTGCTCTTGGGCAAACGGCAGATCATGTAGTAGCCATTGGCGATTCGGCACTGTACAACAACACGCAGTCATTTAATACCGCAGTGGGCTCAAGTGCCTTGCTCCACAATGTCAATGGATTTTGGAATACGGCTATTGGCAGAAAGGCACTTTATGCAAACACCTCAGGTATTTTCAATACAGCTAACGGAAATTCTGCTCTTTCTTCCAATACAGAAGGATATCAAAATACAGCCATCGGGGTTGAAGCCTTACATTCGAATTTATTGGGTTACAACAATACAGCCAATGGCTTCCAGGCTTTATATCACAATTCAGGGGGGAATTTGAACGTGGCCATGGGCACATCGGCTTTGTATCAAAATGTAAGTGGAAGCAATTCAGTTGCCATTGGTTTAAATGCGTTATTCAATAATAATACTTCAGGAAATGTGGCAGTTGGCTCCGAAGCTGCCTGGCAAGGCACTACAGCTTTCAGTATTACAGCATTAGGGCAGCAAGCACTATATACCAATACAGTAGGATATGGAAATACCGCTATTGGTGACAAAGCCCTGTATTCAGTTGATTATGGTAACAGGAATACAGCAGTGGGTAATGAGGCAGGATATGCTTTACCTCAGGGTTCATACAATACCATAATAGGTGCCTCTGCCACTACTCCTGCCAGTTATATTTCTAATTCAGCGGCACTGGGTGACGCGGTATCAATCACTGCCAGCAATCAAATCCGCTTGGGAGATGCCGGTGTAACCAGCATTGGTGGATATGCCAACTGGACCAATATTTCCGATAAACGGTTTAAATCCAATGTTTCGAAAGATGTTCCCGGGTTGAAATTCATTCAATTACTTGAGCCGGTAACCTATAATCTCAACATCAGTGCCATCAACAATTTTCTGGGTGTAGATTATGCTGAAAAAGAAGAAGCCCTGGCTGAATCAGGAAAAGACACCATGAAGTTTTCCGGATTTTTTGCACAAGATGTAGAAGCAGCATCCCGTTCAATAGGTTATGATTTCAGCGGTGTAGATCCTCCTAAAAATGCTAAAGATACCTATGGCCTTCGTTATGCGGAATTTGTAGTTCCCCTGGTAAAAGCTGTGCAAGAACAACAGGCCATCATCGAAGCACTGATGAAAAGGATCGAGGTATTGGAAAATGAAAAAAGTTCTTCAGCAAACCATTAA
- the lipA gene encoding lipoyl synthase: protein MNNSENQYKRKPSWLRIKLPGGEGYRKVKQIVEGHGLHTICSSGNCPNLGECWGAGTATFMILGEICTRSCRFCATLTGKPLPLDDQEPQRVAQSVKLMNLKHCVITSVDRDDLEDGGASIWAETVKAVRKENPGTTIEVLIPDFQENKDHLQLVLDQKPNITAHNLETVRRLTPIVRSAANYDRSLQVIKWIAESGLTAKSGIMLGLGETYEEIMETMGDLLKAGCKVLTIGQYLQPSIKHLPVEEYIHPDIFARYREEGLKRGFRVVESNPLVRSSYHAEHQLVEDPSSKSQVSNSKS from the coding sequence ATGAATAATTCAGAGAATCAATACAAACGCAAACCCTCCTGGCTACGCATCAAACTACCTGGAGGGGAGGGCTACCGCAAGGTAAAACAGATTGTGGAAGGCCACGGGCTGCATACCATCTGCAGCAGTGGCAATTGTCCGAACCTTGGGGAATGCTGGGGCGCAGGTACAGCCACTTTTATGATCCTTGGTGAGATTTGCACACGTTCCTGTCGCTTCTGTGCGACCCTTACAGGCAAACCTTTACCGCTTGATGATCAGGAACCTCAGCGTGTTGCGCAATCGGTAAAGCTGATGAACCTGAAACATTGTGTGATCACTTCCGTTGACCGCGATGACCTAGAAGACGGCGGCGCGTCCATTTGGGCCGAAACCGTCAAAGCGGTTCGTAAAGAAAATCCCGGAACAACCATAGAAGTGCTGATCCCGGATTTCCAGGAAAACAAAGATCACCTTCAGTTGGTGTTGGATCAGAAACCGAATATTACCGCCCATAACCTTGAAACGGTTCGAAGACTAACACCCATAGTTCGCAGTGCAGCTAACTACGACAGAAGTTTACAGGTAATTAAGTGGATTGCAGAAAGCGGTTTAACTGCAAAGTCAGGCATCATGCTTGGCCTGGGCGAAACCTATGAAGAAATCATGGAAACCATGGGCGATCTGCTAAAAGCCGGTTGTAAAGTTCTGACCATTGGGCAGTACCTGCAGCCAAGCATCAAACACCTGCCTGTTGAAGAATACATTCATCCTGATATTTTTGCAAGATACAGGGAAGAAGGGCTGAAGAGAGGTTTTCGTGTGGTGGAGAGCAATCCGCTGGTGAGATCGTCGTATCATGCGGAGCATCAGCTTGTTGAAGACCCAAGCTCCAAGTCCCAAGTCTCAAATTCCAAGTCCTAA
- a CDS encoding T9SS type A sorting domain-containing protein: MRTTLTLMLTILLTAGVALAQGIKIGTNMIITGGTVMYVDGYIVVDNDGDLKLESGSILKLSDEKTLTVNDGGILTLRGADGDPVTVTSAGYFVFIVSSGGTIGADYATFEKMSGDGLNIQSGATIDPVFPLNNSIFQSGSSGSTFLTINNSQELTIDGVSFISTSGNEYYNVTKTLNFGEVTFTNFNGNFAGETFENDPFSRIHWSEVPINRLVENVTVTNGQELCFDAVQTISVQNLLVQSGGIFHLVSGQSVLLLPGVIVESNGYLHAWIDPDGFYCSNAKAIVAATDQPIPEIIFEGTLPFVQGISVYPNPTTGIITLELPETEENSTAKVEIYGMMGELVQQVTLLNESGYKFNLDENPHGIYIIWVLQGEKLYWQKIIKQ; encoded by the coding sequence ATGAGAACAACCCTAACCCTTATGCTTACAATTCTGCTCACAGCAGGAGTGGCCCTTGCTCAAGGCATTAAAATCGGAACCAACATGATCATTACCGGTGGAACCGTTATGTATGTGGATGGTTATATTGTAGTTGATAATGACGGTGACCTCAAACTTGAATCCGGTTCAATCCTAAAACTAAGCGATGAGAAAACCCTCACCGTTAATGATGGCGGCATTCTCACCCTTAGGGGCGCTGATGGCGACCCCGTTACCGTTACCTCTGCCGGATACTTCGTATTCATTGTTAGTTCGGGTGGAACAATAGGCGCAGATTACGCGACTTTCGAAAAAATGAGCGGAGATGGGCTAAACATTCAATCAGGCGCTACCATTGACCCGGTATTCCCACTCAACAACAGTATTTTTCAGAGCGGGTCATCTGGCAGCACTTTTCTCACCATCAACAACAGCCAGGAATTGACCATTGATGGTGTATCTTTCATCTCCACATCCGGCAATGAGTATTATAATGTTACCAAAACCCTTAACTTTGGCGAGGTAACCTTCACAAACTTCAACGGCAATTTTGCAGGCGAGACTTTTGAAAACGACCCCTTTAGTCGCATACATTGGAGCGAAGTACCGATAAACAGGCTGGTTGAAAACGTAACCGTTACCAACGGGCAGGAACTCTGTTTTGATGCCGTGCAAACCATTTCGGTTCAAAATCTGCTGGTGCAAAGTGGCGGTATTTTTCATTTGGTGTCCGGACAGTCGGTATTGCTGCTTCCGGGTGTAATTGTTGAAAGCAATGGCTACCTGCACGCATGGATTGACCCTGACGGATTCTATTGCAGCAATGCCAAAGCCATTGTGGCTGCAACCGACCAGCCTATTCCTGAAATCATATTTGAGGGAACCTTGCCATTCGTTCAGGGCATAAGCGTTTATCCCAATCCCACCACAGGCATTATTACCCTTGAACTACCTGAAACAGAAGAAAACTCAACTGCCAAAGTTGAGATTTACGGCATGATGGGCGAGTTGGTTCAGCAGGTTACACTTTTAAATGAAAGCGGATATAAGTTCAACCTCGACGAAAATCCACACGGCATATATATCATTTGGGTGCTGCAGGGGGAGAAGCTATATTGGCAAAAAATAATTAAGCAGTAA